AAGGTGACACCGTCGTCGAAGGTCGTCGGCGACCTGGCCCTGCATCTCGCGGCGGTGAAGGCGGACCCCGCCGACTTCGCGGCGAACCCCGAGAAGTACGACGTGCCCGACTCGGTGGTCGGATTCATGGCCGGGGAGCTCGGCGACCTGCCGGGCGGCTGGCCTGAACCCTTCCGCACGAAGGTGCTCGCCGGCAGAGACGTGCGCATCGGCGTCACGGAGCTCACCGATGAGCAGCAGGAGGCGCTGGAGGCAGACAGCATCACGCGCCGCTCGATGCTGAATGCGCTGCTCTTCCCGGCGCCCACGCGCCAGTTCGAGCAGATCCGCGAGCTCTTCGGGGATCTCTCGTCGGTCGACACGGCCGACTACCTCTACGGGCTCCGGCAGGGCGCCGAGCACGTCGTCGAGATCGACAAGGGAGTGCGACTGTACGCCGGACTCGAGGCGATCGGCGAGGCCGACGACAAGGGCATGCGCACCGTGATGACCATCCTGAACGGCCAGTTGCGCCCCGTCTTCGTGCGCGACCGCAGCATCGTGGTCGAGACGCGAGCGGCCGAGAAGGCGGATGCCTCGCAGCCGGGCCAGATCGCCGCGCCGTTCTCCGGCGTGGTGACCCTGCAGACCGAGGTCGGTGCCGAGATCGCCGCCGGGCAGAGCGTCGCCTCCATCGAGGCGATGAAGATGGAGGCGGCCATCACCTCGCCCATCGCAGGAGTCATCGAGCGGGTGGCGATTCCCAAGACGCAGCAGGTCGAGGCGGGTGATCTCCTCGTCGTCGTGCGTCCGCGCTAGGCTGTGCATGCATTGGCGCTGATGAGGAGGGGTATCGGTGGCTGAGAACGAGAACGATCACAAGCCGGCGACCCGACGTGTGGGCGCGACCCGCACGACGGCCGTCGAGCACGGAGACCTGCCGCGGGCGAACCGCTCGCGCAGGGCAGACGCACTGCCCGAGAGCCTCGACCTCCGTGTCGACCTGCCGCCGGCACCCGTGCACGAGATGCCCGAAGACGAGGTCGCCGTGGCGATCGACGAGGTCACGGTCAACCCCGGAGCCGTGGCGGAAGGCGCCCGGGGCACCATGTCGATCGAGGTGGTCACGCCCGCACTGCACGGCTCAGGCGCGCGCAGCGGCTACCGCCGCGAGCCCTCGCCCTACAGCGCCCTGCTCGCCTCGGATTCCGCACGCACGCCAAGCGAGCGGGTGAGCGCCGCCGTCGGCACCCACGTCGCCGTGGTCGAGGTGCCGGGTGACGAGGGCGAGCCCTCCGAGGTGCCCGAACGCCCCGAGTCGCTGACCGCCGATCGGCTCATCGACCTCAATCGCACGACCCGCCCGGCTCCGCACGGTGGCATGAACCGCTTCCTCTACGAGGCGTCGCTCCACCTCATCAACCTCGGCGACTCGGCGAAGGTGCGCGCGCACAAGGCCATGAGCCAGCGCATCCAGAAGCGCTTCGAGGGCGGCGCCCGCTTCGTGCCGGTGCTCACCCGCAAGGGCGGCGTCGGTAAGACGACCATCACGGCACTCCTGGGCATGGCTCTCGCCGATGCGCGCGACGACCGCGTGATCGCGATCGACGCGAACCCCGATCGAGGCACGCTCGCCGAACGCGTCGACCGGCAGACCCGTGAGACGGTCCGCGACGTCGTGACGAAGGCCGCGTCGATCGGCGGATACACCGACTTCTCGTCGTTCGTCTCGCGCGATGAGACCCGACTGGACATCCTCGCGTCCGACACCGACCCGACGCTGTCCGAGGCGTTCGACGACAACGACTACAACATCGTGGCGGGCCTCGCGGCGCGGTACTACTCGATCGTCCTCACCGATTGCGGAACGGGCATCGTGCACTCCGTGATGAGCGCGACGCTGCAGCGCGCCGACTCCATCGTGGTCGTCTCCGGTGGCAGTGTCGACGAGGCGCGGCTCGCCTCCGAGACGCTCACCTGGCTCGAGGCGAACGGCTACGGCGAGCTCGTGCGCAATGCCATCGTGGCGATCAACCTCGCAACGCAAGGCACCCACCTCGTCAAGGTCGACGAGATCGAGGCGCACTTCCAGTCACGTGTGCGCGAGATCGTGCGCATTCCCTACGACCCGCAGCTCGCGGCCGGCTCGGTCGTGAACTGGCATGGATTGCGCCCCGTCACGCAGCACGCGGCGCGAGAACTGGCCGCCCTCGTGGTGGAAGGCCTGCCCGTCGACCGCGGGCATTGATCGGAGCGCAATTGCCGGAACGTCCCATTCGCCTGTTCGGCGACCCCGTCCTCAAAACCATCTCAGCCCCCGTCGAACAGGTCGACGATGGCGTGCGCGCGCTCGTCGACGACCTCCTCGACAGTGTGCGGATTCCCGGCCGGGCCGGCGTCGCCGCGGCGCAGATCGGGGTGAACGTCAGGGCGTTCAGCTACAACATCGAGGGTGAGGTCGGCTACATCCTGAATCCCGTCATCGTCGAGGTCTCGGGCGAGCCCGAACTCGTCGACGAGGGATGCCTGTCGGTGCCCGGTCTCTGGCACCCGACACCGAGACATCCGTTCGCGCGTGTTCGGGGCATCGACCTCGACGGCAACGAGATCGAGCTCGAGGGAACCGGCCTCATGGCCCAGGCGCTGCAGCATGAGACCGACCATCTCGACGGCATCCTCTACCTCGATCGACTCGAGAAGCCGCAGCGGCGTCTTGCGATGAAGCAGGTTCGCGAGTCCGACTGGTTCTAGCGCCGAGCCCGCCGCGAACGAGAATGGGCCCCCGCCGGTCGGCGAGGGCCCGTTCCGCTGTACTGCTCAGTTCACTGCACGATCGAGTGGCCCTCGGTCGCGGGCGCGCCCGAGTACATCGCCTCGATCTGCGGGGAGAAGTCCTCGAGGATGACGTTGCGCTTGATGCTCATCTTCGGCGTCAGGTGACCGCTCGCCTCAGTGAGCTCGATCGGAAGGATCGTGAACTTGCGGATCGATTCCGCACGCGAGACGTTCTCGTTCGCGGCGTCGATCGCACGCTGCACCTCGGCGAGGACGGCGGGGTTCGTGATGGCCTCGTCGACCGTCATGCCCGCGTCTTCGCCGTTGTTGTTGAGCCAGACGGGAAGCATCTCGGTGTCGAGCGTGATGAGTGCGGAGATGAAGGGCTTCTTGTCGCCCACCGCGATGACCTGTCCGACGAGCGGGTTCGCCCGGATCGGATCCTCGAGCGCCGCGGGTGCCACGTTCTTGCCGCCCGCCGTGACGATGATCTCCTTCTTGCGACCGGTGATGGTCAGGAAGCCGTCGCTGTCGAAGGAACCGATGTCGCCGGTCTTGAGCCAGTCGCCGTCGAACGTCGCTGCGGTCGCCTCGGGATTCTTCCAGTACTCCTTGAAGACGTTGACGCCCTTGATCTCGATCTCGCCGTCGTCGGCGGTGCGCACCGCGACGCCGGGAAGCGGCGGGCCGACCGTGCCGATCTTCGACTTGTTCGCGAGGTTCACGGTGGCGGGGGCGGTGGTCTCGGTGAGCCCGTAGCCCTCGAGGATCACGATGCCGAGCGAGTGGTAGAAGTGCCCGAGACGTGGGCCGAGCGGCGCAGACCCCGACACCGCGTACTTGACGTTGCCGCCCATCGCCGCTCGAAGCTTCGAGTACACGAGCTTGTCGAAGACGCGGAACTTCAGCTTGAGTGCGAACGGCACGTGGCTGCCGGCCGCCTTCGCCATCGAGTAGGCGGCCGCGGTGTCGGCCGCGGTGCGGAAGATCTTGCCCTTGCCGCCCGCCTCGGCCTTCTGCTCTGAGACGTTGTAGACCTTCTCGAACACTCGCGGGACTGCGAGGAGGAAGGTCGGCTTGAACGTGCCGAGTGACGGCAGCAACTGCTTCGTATCGGGCTGGTGGCCCACGCGCACGCCGGCGTGCACGCTCAGCACGGCGATGAACCTGGCGAAGATGTGCGCAGTCGTGATGAACAGCAGCGTCGAGGCGCCGTTCGGATCGAGCACGACCTCCTTCAGCGCGATGGCGGAGTTGCGCGAGGTCTCGACGAAGTTCGAGTGGGTGAGCACGCAGCCCTTCGGCTTGCCGGTGGAGCCTGACGTGTAGATGAGTGTCGCGATGTCGGAGCCGACCGCGAGATTGCGGCGGCGCTCGATCTCGTCGTCGGCCACCTCGGTGCCCGCGGCGGTGAGTTTGTCGAGGTCGCCGAGGTCGATCTGCCACACGTTGCGGATGGCGGGGAGCTCGGGATGCACCTCGTCGAAGCGGGCGAAGTGATCGGGCGTCTCGACGATGACGGCGATGGCGCCGGAGTCGGAGAGGTTCCAGCGCACCTGCGCGGGCGAGCTCGTCTCGTAGATGGGAACGAGCACCGCTCCGGCGAACCACGTCGCGAAGTCGACGAGGGTCCACTCGTAGCGCGTCTTGCACATGAGGCCGATCTTGTCGCCGGGCTGGATGCCGGCAGCGACGAGGCCCTTCGCGAGGGCGATGACCTGGTCGTAGAACTCACGAGTCGTCACCGGCGACCATCCGCCGTCGGCGGTCGGCAACGAGAACAGCACGGAGTCGGGAGTCGCAGCTACGCGATCGACGAGGAGATCGGTGGTATTCGCCTCAGGGTCGGGGGCCACCACGGCTGGGGTAGCGAATTCGATCACGGTAGCTCCTTCGGCACCGGGGAGGGTCACGCGCGGCGCGGGTGCTTGCGCAAACCTCGGCATTGGGGTCCATTACACTCTAGTCGTTGCCCGCCCGGCCATCAGGGCCTGGCGCGTCTCGACTTCACCCCTCTCCTGGAAGGCAGTTGCCGGTGCACGCGATCGGAATCGACATCGGTGGTACGAAGATCGCGGGTGCGGTCGTCGACGACTTCGGAGCCATGGTGCGCAGCGAGCGCGTGCCCACTCCGGCAGGCGACCCGGCCAGCCTCGAAGACGCCGTCGTCGCGATGATCCACTCGCTCAGCGCCGGGCAGGAGATCACCGCGGTCGGAGTCGCTGCAGCGGGCTTCATCGACGCCGCGCAGTCCACCGTGTACTACGCCCCCAACATCAACTGGCGCAACGAACCCTTCCGCGAGAAGCTCGAGGCTCGAGTCGGCACGACCGTCGTCGTCGACAACGATGCGAACGCCGCGGGCTGGGCCGAGTTCCGCTACGGCGCGGGTCGCATGGTGAGCGACATGGCGATGCTCACGATCGGCACCGGTGTGGGCGGCGCGATCGTTGCCGGAGACCGCTTGTTCCGTGGCGGCTTCGGCGCAGGCGCCGAGCTCGGCCACCTTCGGGTCGT
The Agromyces albus DNA segment above includes these coding regions:
- a CDS encoding ROK family glucokinase, whose translation is MHAIGIDIGGTKIAGAVVDDFGAMVRSERVPTPAGDPASLEDAVVAMIHSLSAGQEITAVGVAAAGFIDAAQSTVYYAPNINWRNEPFREKLEARVGTTVVVDNDANAAGWAEFRYGAGRMVSDMAMLTIGTGVGGAIVAGDRLFRGGFGAGAELGHLRVVPDGLACGCGQRGCLEQYGSGRALLRMANEIADAGGIGQALARVRDENGSLDGRSVGALIEIEDPGAVAALRQLGHWLGQAAASLSAVLDPQRFVFGGGVAVAGELLLGPVREAYLEHLPARGYHPEPDFVIAELENDAGVVGAADLARVWVAEHA
- the def gene encoding peptide deformylase; translation: MPERPIRLFGDPVLKTISAPVEQVDDGVRALVDDLLDSVRIPGRAGVAAAQIGVNVRAFSYNIEGEVGYILNPVIVEVSGEPELVDEGCLSVPGLWHPTPRHPFARVRGIDLDGNEIELEGTGLMAQALQHETDHLDGILYLDRLEKPQRRLAMKQVRESDWF
- a CDS encoding MinD/ParA family ATP-binding protein encodes the protein MAENENDHKPATRRVGATRTTAVEHGDLPRANRSRRADALPESLDLRVDLPPAPVHEMPEDEVAVAIDEVTVNPGAVAEGARGTMSIEVVTPALHGSGARSGYRREPSPYSALLASDSARTPSERVSAAVGTHVAVVEVPGDEGEPSEVPERPESLTADRLIDLNRTTRPAPHGGMNRFLYEASLHLINLGDSAKVRAHKAMSQRIQKRFEGGARFVPVLTRKGGVGKTTITALLGMALADARDDRVIAIDANPDRGTLAERVDRQTRETVRDVVTKAASIGGYTDFSSFVSRDETRLDILASDTDPTLSEAFDDNDYNIVAGLAARYYSIVLTDCGTGIVHSVMSATLQRADSIVVVSGGSVDEARLASETLTWLEANGYGELVRNAIVAINLATQGTHLVKVDEIEAHFQSRVREIVRIPYDPQLAAGSVVNWHGLRPVTQHAARELAALVVEGLPVDRGH
- a CDS encoding AMP-dependent synthetase/ligase, with translation MIEFATPAVVAPDPEANTTDLLVDRVAATPDSVLFSLPTADGGWSPVTTREFYDQVIALAKGLVAAGIQPGDKIGLMCKTRYEWTLVDFATWFAGAVLVPIYETSSPAQVRWNLSDSGAIAVIVETPDHFARFDEVHPELPAIRNVWQIDLGDLDKLTAAGTEVADDEIERRRNLAVGSDIATLIYTSGSTGKPKGCVLTHSNFVETSRNSAIALKEVVLDPNGASTLLFITTAHIFARFIAVLSVHAGVRVGHQPDTKQLLPSLGTFKPTFLLAVPRVFEKVYNVSEQKAEAGGKGKIFRTAADTAAAYSMAKAAGSHVPFALKLKFRVFDKLVYSKLRAAMGGNVKYAVSGSAPLGPRLGHFYHSLGIVILEGYGLTETTAPATVNLANKSKIGTVGPPLPGVAVRTADDGEIEIKGVNVFKEYWKNPEATAATFDGDWLKTGDIGSFDSDGFLTITGRKKEIIVTAGGKNVAPAALEDPIRANPLVGQVIAVGDKKPFISALITLDTEMLPVWLNNNGEDAGMTVDEAITNPAVLAEVQRAIDAANENVSRAESIRKFTILPIELTEASGHLTPKMSIKRNVILEDFSPQIEAMYSGAPATEGHSIVQ